GTGGGTATGCCCGAGGCCAGGATACCCCTTGCGCAGGTAGTCACGTACGTGGCGTGTGCCCCAAAGAGCAACGCCGCTTACCTTGCTATAGAGGAGGCACAGAAAGACGTGAGGGAGGAAAGGACGATGGCCGTGCCGGGACATCTCAGGGATGCCAACTATCCGGGCGCAGCGGCGCTGGGACACGGCAAGGGGTACAAGTATCCTCACAATTACAAGGAACAATGGGTAGAGCAGGAATACATCCCGCAAAAAAAGCACTACTACAAACCTAAAAAAGTCGGTGCCGAATCTGAGATAAAGGCCAGACTGGAGAAGTGGAGAAAGGAAACCGACAGGGATAATTCTGAGGAGAAAGGCCGCTGAGAGGAAGACACTTCTGCAAAATCCGCTCCACTACCGGGCGTCACCCCGGTCCGCCGCCGGCGGGACCGGCCTCTGACAAGGCCCCGGCGTTGTAGAAATTCCCCAGGACATCTTCCTTCGCTTCATTTCACGAGGTGCTTCATTTTACGATGCAGGTGTGTGGAACAGCCTCTGCATGAGACGGTGGGCGCGGGAGTTTTCAGCGGTATCTGGACAAGGTATGGAGATGGAGGATTGGGGGCAGTATGTATCTCAGGAACGGCTCACAGATAGCAATCATAGGAGGAGGGCCAGCAGGCTGCTTTTTCGCGAATTTTGCGAATCGTCTGGCCAGGCGGAAGGGGCTTGACGTCTCTGTGACCATATTTGAGTGGAGAGACTTCTCGCGGCCCGACAAGAGGGGTTGCAATATGAGTGTGGGTGTGCTGGCCGAGAACCTTTACTACAAGCTTGACGGCGCGGGCATTTCCGTGCCGGAAAGCTGCGTTCAGTCAAGGATAGAGAGCTACCATTTTATTACGCGAGAAGACAGCATATCTTTACACCACCCCAGGTCCGGTCACAGGCCGCGGATAGTGACCGTATTCCGGGGTAACGGCCCACCGGGTTCAAATCTTGGAGAAGGCGCCAGCTTCGACGACTTTATGCTGAAAACCGCGAGGGAGCGCGGTGCGAGTATAATCCATGAAGAGGTAAAAGACGTAATACTGCCCCGGAGGCCTGAGGACAAGGCCACCGTAATTTATGGCCGTGACGCGAAACAATTTCAGGCCGACCTGGTAGTGGGGGCTTTTGGGATTAATATGCCGACCATGGAAATGTTTAAAAAAATGTATTTCGGGTACGTCCCGCCGCGCACGATTCGCACTTGCATAGTAGAGGTTGATATGGATAAAGAGTTTGTGTCAGGTAAGGGTGGCGGGGGCATCATCCACGTCCTTGCCCTGGGCATAAAGGATATAGAGTTTGCTTCTCTCACACCGAGGGGTGATTATCTCACGATAGCGATTGTAGGGAAAAAGGACATAAGTACCACGCAGGTGAAGCTTTTCCTGGACCATCCGGCGGTCCTCAAGCTGCTGCCCAGAGGGTCGGACGTACTGAAGGACTGTTGTTGTGTTTGCTTTCCGAAGATATCCGTTAGTACTCCCGCGCAGCCCTACTCCGACAGGCTCGTTATGATAGGTGACGCAGGTGTGTCCAGGTCTTACAAAAACGGCATAGAGTCTGCCTTTATTGTGGCACAACTGGCTGCCGATACGGCCTTCCAGCGGGGAATCTCAAAAGAGGACTTCAAGAAGGGTTATTACGACCCTGCCTACCGTATATTCACCCGGGACAATTTCTATGCCAGGATTATGTTTAAGCTCTACGAGCTCTTTGCCGTTGGGGAGCATAAATTGGTGGAGAAGATGGACTATGCAAAACTATACCGGAAACCGTGGGTAAACCGGCAGATAAACGAGGGGCTCTGGAACCTGGTGACCGGAGACGCACCGTACAAAGACATATTTATGGAACTCTGCAGTTTAAGGCTTCAGTTTGCGCTCTTGCCTGTCACGGTCGCTGCTATTGGCGAGTTCCTCAAAGAGCGCCTTGGAATGAAGGGGGAGACGTGATACCCGTCCCGGGCTAACCCTTTTTTATAAGTATCCGGTATTCTTTGCCCAGGTTGTCGACCTTAATTATTTTGTGCCCCTCCTCCTTTATGCTCCTGGGGACACTTCGCATGGGCTCGCCGTCATCCAGGAAGACCTCCAGTATCTCTCCGCTCTCCATCTCCTCGAGTTTCAACTTTGTCTTAACAAAGTTTATCGGGCAGAGAACGTTCCTGAGGTCTATCGTCCCGTCTGGTGTTTCCTTTTTTTCTGTCATGGTGAATATTATGGGTGACAGAGCACCCGTGCTATATCTGATTGATTGTAGGGGCAACTCCCTGTGGTTGCCCTTGTGAATGTCCGGGGCAGGCACGGGGCTCCGCCAGAAGCGGATCTACAACCCGCCCCTACGTAAAACAGATTATACCAGGATAAGCTCCTCTTTTTCAAAGTTTCCGCTGTCGCCGTGGAAGACCCAGCAACTGAGCTCAAAAAACTCGGAGTCCGGGGTGCCCGCGACGGACACGATGAGATAATAGAGTTCCGGCCAGAAAGGCGCAAGCCCGGCCGCGCGCTCGGTGTCGAAGTCCGACGGCATGGCGGGATGGTCGGGATGAGAGTGGTAGAACACCAGCAGCTCCAGGCCGTCTTTTGTGGCCTGGTCCTCGACCGTCCGGAACTCCCCGGGGTCTATCTCAAAACGCACCCTCGGTGTACTTTTATTCTGGTTCTCAAGGGGATAGATTCCGGAGACCTCTTTGGGAGGCCCGGATTTGCCGGCAAGAAACCCGCCACACTCGCAAGGGTAGCTCTTCCTGGCAAGGTCTTTTATCTCTTCCACCAGCTTGTTTCCCAGTTGCAGCAATTTCCACTAAATCCCTTGCTAATAATATTTCCAGAAACTCGTGCTCAAATAATTCTTCCCGCTGTCCGGGAAGACTACGACCACTACCCCGTTTTTCATGTCATTTGCCACCTCCAGGGCTGCCTTCATTGCCGCACCGGAGGAGTAGCCTACAAGCAGCCCCTCTTTCTGCCCCAACTCCTTGACCGTCTTGTACGCGTCCTCGGTGTCTACGGCAATCGTGCGGTCAGGAAGCCCGGCGTCGTATATTCCCGGGGTAATGGCGGTTTCCATGTGTTTCAGGCCTTCCAGGCCGTGGATGGATGTAGAGGGCTCTACGGCGACCAGCTCAATGTCTGGATTGAACTCCTTCAGTCGTCTGCCGCTGCCCATGAGCGTGCCGGTAGTTCCCAGGCCGGCGACGAAATGGGTCACTTTCCCTGCGGTCTGCTCCCAGACCTCTACGCCGGTTGTGTCGTAATGGGCCAGAGGGTTGGACGGGTTGTTGTACTGATCTGCGAAGAAATATTTGCCCGGATTTTCCTCAACGATTCTCTGCGCGTCGATGATGGCACCGTCAGAGCCCTTCAAGGGGTCGGTATATACTATGTCCACCCCGTAGGCGTTTACGATGGCCTTCCGTTCTTCGCTTACGTTGGAAGGCATGACAAGGGTTATGTTGTAGCCCTTTACGACCCCTATCATTGCGTAGGCGATGCCCGTGTTTCCGGAGGTCGAGTCTATTATGGTTTCACCCTTTTTCAGGCGTCCCGATTTCTCTCCGTCCTCAATTATCCTGAGGGCCGGGCGGTCTTTAACGGACCCTCCCGGGTTGAACCACTCGGCCTTTGCGTATATTTTCACCCCTTCAGGGACGCGGCCGGTCTTGTTTAACCTTATCAGGGGAGTGTTGCCTATACGTTGAAGGATAGACTCATCCGTTAAAGGTGCGCTCGAACAGGTCTTTGCTTCTTGCACGCTCATCATCCTGCTTATCTTAGATTTCGTGTCTCTTGAATGGATAGCTGATTTAAGTCAGAACCCTCGACCATCCGCGGTGTAGGTGGTAACGGGAAAAAATTAATCCTTCTGGAAGGGTTTTACCACCTCTTTTTTGAACTTATCCAGTCCAACCCTCTCAATGGTCACGCCGATTCTCTCCCTCCGCTTGCCGTTCTTGTTATACCACTCGACAGTCCTGTCGATGAAGTCGTGGACCTTTTCGTCCGGCAGGAAATTGAACACTTCTCTGGCCAGCATAGGATGTCTGCCGTGTTTACCTCCCACTCTGACCGTCCAGCCCCTCCTTCTTGCCGTCCAGGAGTTTGTAGGGCACGCGCGGATACAGTCGCCGCAGTATATGCACTTTGCGGGGTCGAATACCGGTTTACCGTCTTTGTCTGATATGATGGCCCCCTCCAGGCATGCCTTTGCGCAGAGCGTGCAGCCCGTGCAGGTGGGCTCGTCCCACTCAGGGTCCACAACCCCCTGAAAGCCCAGGTCCATCTCAGTGGTTCTGGAACAGTCTATGGGACAGCCGGAGAACGATGTCTTGAATTTGTGATGACACGGCGTGCCGAATGACCGTTCATCCACCTCGAGGGCCTTCTTCTGGGTGTCCATCAATCCGTTAGGGTTATACTCACATCCGCCGCAGGCCGTGGGGACCCTGACCCTTGGACCGCACGAGGCGATCTTTATACCGGCCCCGGAAAGCTCTTCTCTAACCTTGTCGAAGTCTTCTATGTGTACGCCTATTATTTCGATTGACTGTCTGAAGCTCATATGGCAGTAGCCCATGCGGCTGTATTTTTTGGCGACCTCGGCGACCTTGGCCAGCTTCTCAGGTGTAATCCTGCCTCCCGGCATCCTCAGGCGCACGGTAAAGAGGTCTTTTTGCGTCTGTTTGATAAAACCGCCTGATTTCAGCTCCTCTACGTCAATTCTCGGCTGGGTTTCAGCTTGTTCAGTCAATTGTATTCCTCACAAAGATGCACAAATAATGTTGCAGAAACTTAATTAAAACATTTTTCTGCGAGCCTTTCAACAGAAAACAAACTGTGTAACATATACGCTGTACAGCCTGGAAGTACACGGGTATGACAGCCTGAACGTTGTCCCGACCGTTTGCGTGCGGCTTTCCGTGGTGCGCCAATACGACCTGTCCCAACAAAAACGGATGGCCCGGAAGGGCCATCCGCAAGTTCTATCATGGGATTCCAGGTTTACATCCCTCAAACCCTCACGCCATTGCCTTTTCCTCCCACCTTGCGAGCACCAGCAGGCCCAGTCCTATCCACAGGGCCTCTCTTATCCGTCTTATGACACTGAAGGTCATGCCTGCCTGCATGGTGAGGTGCAGGGCCAGGAAGATGAGCACTACCCCGCCCTCCTGACCGCCGATACTGCCCGGTATGAAAGAGGCCGCCGTTCTGGCGACTGTGAAAAGGGACTCTATTATAAGCGCGTCTAAAGGGTCTATAGGAACGCCTATGAGTGTCAGAATCAGATAGACCTCTATTACTCCCGCGAACCAGCCTACAAAGTAGTAGGCGAAGCAGAGGTAGAACCCCTTCGTGTTGGTGCTGTAAAACTTGGCGATGTTTTCATCCAGTTCCTTCATGTGTGCTTCCCTTTCGTCAAGGAACCGTATGTTTATATTCAGCCTCTTCAACAGATTATAAACTGTGGTAAAGAGCCCTTTCTTCTTGCTTGCTATTATAAGGAATACGAGGGGCAGTCCGAACAGTATCGTACCCAGGGCGACGCTCAAGAGAAGTCCCGTGTCCTGGAGTCTTGATAATGCGACGGCAACCCCTATGAGGACAAACAGCGCCTGCGCAACGGTCATAATAGTCCTTGATATGACCACGGAGGCCATGCCGTCCATGAGCGGGACGTCATAACTCTTCAGGAGGTATGCCTTGACGGGTTCGCCGCCGAGATACCCGGAAGGCGTTATACAATTTATCGACTCTCCGGCCATACGGGCGCCAAAGAGACCGACAAAACTCAGCTTCGGGTTATGGTTGTGGAAGGCATATCTCCAGGCAGTCGTATCCAGGGCGAAGACGAATATATAGGGTAACAGTATAAAGGAGAACTTCCACCCAAGCTGCGAGATGTCTGCATAGACGGCGCCGGCGTCCAGCCTGTACAGGAGGAAGCCAAAACCCGCCAGCCCCACCGTTAAGAGGACTATCTTGACCTTCCACAGACTTTTCATGGTATTCTCATATTTATCAAAGGTGTCTTTCGGTATATATCTGAGACATCTCTTCGTAGACCCTGACGGCTTCGGAACCCATGTCTTCGCAGATCCTTATTAACGGCCACTCGCTCTTGGGAAACTTTACGTACAAGGGAAAGGTCCTTTGAAGACCCGAAAGCTCGGACATAGAGAGTTGCGGCATATCTAACGAGGGCGCCAGCCTGTAATCCCTGGCTATATCCTCTTCCTTCATATATCCCTCCAGTTCACAGACCTCCCTGAGGCTGGACCCCCTGTAGGGACTGAAGAAGGATACCATGACCCCGTCGGAGTTTATCCGCCTGTTTAACTCTATGGTCTCAAATATGTTTTCTCTCGTCTCCGTCGGAAAGCCGATTATGTTATTTGCGCTAACGCGTATCTTACTGTCCTCAAACAACGTGAAGGCCTTTATCGTGGTTTCATTTGTGATGTCCCTTCCGAGCACGTTCTTTCTGACCTCTTCGTTACCACTCTCGATGCCTATGCTTATCCCCTCGCAATTGACGGTTTCGAGGATGTCCACGTACTCCTCTGTTATTGACTCCGGCCGTGCCTCTATCCAGAAGGGCAGTCCCACCTGCGGGTAGAGCCTTACGAACTCGGCTATGCGCTTCTTTGACGTGGTAAGAAAACTTTCAGCCACCAGGTAGACAAACTGCAGATTATACTCTTCCTTTTTCTGAACCATCTCGTCTATAAGCCGCGGTATGTCTTGTTCACGGTAGTAACCGCCGTTGTTGCGGTACAGTTTATTCAGGCCGGAGTTTACACAGAAGGTGCAGCTGTAGGGGCACCCCCTGTTCATCTCGAAGGTGCCGGTGGATGATATCTTGCCGCCCATGGGCTTCCAGAATCTTTGTTTCTCGTAGATGCTCCAGTCTTGAAACGGAAGGTCCTTCATGTCCATGGAGCGCCGGAGTTCGTTCTTGTGGAGCAGGCCGTTCCGCTTTATCCAGATGTTCTGGACGTTTGTAATGTCCACGCCGTCACGCATCTTCTTACAGAGTTCGGTAAGGGCCAACTCGCCTTCTCCCACACACACCATGTCTACACAGTCCTCTTTTATCACAATCCGGGGAGAGAACGTGGCGTATACGCCTCCTACAAGTGTCGGGATACCGGTATGCCTCACGGCCTGAAGCATCTCGACGCCAAGTTTGTAAGTTACCTCTATGCAGGAGAGACCTATCAGGTCGGGTCTAAATTCCTCGACTACCTTCTCGAAGTCCTCTATGACGTCGGTCTCCTTCGGGATGATACCGAGTTCCTTAAAATCGGTCTTTTTCACCTGGAGGGTGAGCGCCCTGGCCTCATCGCCGGTCCGGTCGGCCGTCTTATAAAAGGTCGTGTCGAAGAGCCTGACCTCTATCCCCTCCTTCTTCAGACACGCGGCGAGGATACTTATCCCAGCCGTAATGAGGGTGTCCATCATGGTGTTGCAGTTGACCAGTAATACCTTGAAATCCTTCTTCATGAGGGTTTCAGCTTCCGAACCTTTCCACTGCGTCCCGGATCCAGTCGAACCCTTCCTTTATTTTGCCGTTCATTTCGGTGATCCGGTACTCGTGTATCAGCTTCAAATCTTTATTGTGGCCGAGGGCTATCTCAAGCGCTTTTTCTATCTCCAGCCATCCGTCACGCGGACTTTGTGACGGGTGCAGCGGCACGTGGCCGTGCTCCTTCCAGTGGTCAAAACCCTTTGTATTCCACAGGTGCATTGACATTGCGTGCGGAGCCAGAGTCTCAACATCCTTCAGATAGCTGCGGCCCCACAGTTGTGAACATATGAACGTGTGTCCCGTGTCTATGCAGACGCCGAGTGCGGGATACTTTGACACGAGCTCAACAAGCTGCCCGGGTTCACGGAATGCCCCGGCGTAGCCCGCAAACTCCACGTGTATGGGTACGCCCGTAGAGTCCACAAGCCCTGAGAGATGTTCCGCGGCCTGACAGGCGAGATGCCACGACTTTTTCTCGTCCTCGGTGTCTTCTCTGTAAGTCAGGTGGCAGACCATATATTCCGCCCCCCAGTCACGGGCGTCCTCGGCCGAGTGTCTCATCAGTTCAAAGGAGAGCTTCCGCTTCTCGTCGTCATCGTTTATGAAGAAACACGTTACCCCGCTGTACGGAAAATAGTCGGGCCTCGTCAGCGGGGCGTGGAGACTGAAGGGCTTTTGCTGTTTGTCCAGAAACTCCCTGAGCTCGCCCAGCCGCCCCGTGGGATAATCAAATACCTCATGCCGCCCCTGGCCATGGTGTATTGCCATGGCCTCCCTCACCCTCATAACTCCCGGACCAGATTTCATTTGAGGAACCCCAGATAAGTAGCAGGGAAAGAATGGTTATGTAGACCTTAAAGCGAATATAATATCCTATAAATACTTGAATTGCAAGAAGGGGTGTGGGCGAAATCTTTGTCAGTTGGGTTCTATGCCCTGTAAGGGTATGGCATGTCCTCCGCAGGCGGGGAAATGCCCTCCAGACAAACCGGTGAACCGTGCCAAAGGCAGATGCCTGAGGCACAACCTCTCGCAGTCTACCTTGTTATTGTTGTCCTTCAACCACGTGTTTTACCCATGTATATTCATGCATTTCAGACAGCGGCACGTTCTTTTCGCTCCAATACGTGACGTGTTTTGGGTCTATTTGCAGGGCCTTTTCGTAGCAATGCAGCACCTCGGCCGGCTGCGCGCCCATCCTGTGCAATATGGCGCCCTTGTTGCTCCAGGCATAGGCGTTGTCAGAGTCAATCTCCAGCGACTTGTTAACACAGGAGACGGCCTCCCGGTACTTGCCCTGCCTGCCCAGGGCATAGCCCTTGTTGTTCCAGGCCCGGGTATATTTTGGTCTAATCCTGAGCGCCTTTTCGTAGCGATTAATTGCCTCTTGATACCTGCCCGACCGGCTCAATTCGTCGCCCCTGTCACACCATTCCTGTGCGTCCTGCGCCGGGGCGTCGTGTGGGAAAATCAGGATGGCAGCGGCTGCCAGCAGGAGTGGCAGTAGTAGAATAATTAGGGTCTTAGCGGGCCGTGTATTGGTATGCATCGTTGACCACCGTTTTGCTGCTGGTCTGCATGGTGAATCAAGGTACGCATCTGGCTAAAGCAGGACATCGTTGTCTACAGCGGACAGGTGCGAGACCTGCCCCTATTATCATGATAGAGATGTCAGGACATGTTTTTGATTAACTCGTCT
The Candidatus Bathyanammoxibius amoris DNA segment above includes these coding regions:
- a CDS encoding flippase-like domain-containing protein gives rise to the protein MKSLWKVKIVLLTVGLAGFGFLLYRLDAGAVYADISQLGWKFSFILLPYIFVFALDTTAWRYAFHNHNPKLSFVGLFGARMAGESINCITPSGYLGGEPVKAYLLKSYDVPLMDGMASVVISRTIMTVAQALFVLIGVAVALSRLQDTGLLLSVALGTILFGLPLVFLIIASKKKGLFTTVYNLLKRLNINIRFLDEREAHMKELDENIAKFYSTNTKGFYLCFAYYFVGWFAGVIEVYLILTLIGVPIDPLDALIIESLFTVARTAASFIPGSIGGQEGGVVLIFLALHLTMQAGMTFSVIRRIREALWIGLGLLVLARWEEKAMA
- a CDS encoding sulfurtransferase TusA family protein, producing MTEKKETPDGTIDLRNVLCPINFVKTKLKLEEMESGEILEVFLDDGEPMRSVPRSIKEEGHKIIKVDNLGKEYRILIKKG
- a CDS encoding M67 family metallopeptidase, with product MLQLGNKLVEEIKDLARKSYPCECGGFLAGKSGPPKEVSGIYPLENQNKSTPRVRFEIDPGEFRTVEDQATKDGLELLVFYHSHPDHPAMPSDFDTERAAGLAPFWPELYYLIVSVAGTPDSEFFELSCWVFHGDSGNFEKEELILV
- a CDS encoding 4Fe-4S binding protein yields the protein MTEQAETQPRIDVEELKSGGFIKQTQKDLFTVRLRMPGGRITPEKLAKVAEVAKKYSRMGYCHMSFRQSIEIIGVHIEDFDKVREELSGAGIKIASCGPRVRVPTACGGCEYNPNGLMDTQKKALEVDERSFGTPCHHKFKTSFSGCPIDCSRTTEMDLGFQGVVDPEWDEPTCTGCTLCAKACLEGAIISDKDGKPVFDPAKCIYCGDCIRACPTNSWTARRRGWTVRVGGKHGRHPMLAREVFNFLPDEKVHDFIDRTVEWYNKNGKRRERIGVTIERVGLDKFKKEVVKPFQKD
- a CDS encoding B12-binding domain-containing radical SAM protein, whose translation is MKKDFKVLLVNCNTMMDTLITAGISILAACLKKEGIEVRLFDTTFYKTADRTGDEARALTLQVKKTDFKELGIIPKETDVIEDFEKVVEEFRPDLIGLSCIEVTYKLGVEMLQAVRHTGIPTLVGGVYATFSPRIVIKEDCVDMVCVGEGELALTELCKKMRDGVDITNVQNIWIKRNGLLHKNELRRSMDMKDLPFQDWSIYEKQRFWKPMGGKISSTGTFEMNRGCPYSCTFCVNSGLNKLYRNNGGYYREQDIPRLIDEMVQKKEEYNLQFVYLVAESFLTTSKKRIAEFVRLYPQVGLPFWIEARPESITEEYVDILETVNCEGISIGIESGNEEVRKNVLGRDITNETTIKAFTLFEDSKIRVSANNIIGFPTETRENIFETIELNRRINSDGVMVSFFSPYRGSSLREVCELEGYMKEEDIARDYRLAPSLDMPQLSMSELSGLQRTFPLYVKFPKSEWPLIRICEDMGSEAVRVYEEMSQIYTERHL
- a CDS encoding TIM barrel protein, which codes for MKSGPGVMRVREAMAIHHGQGRHEVFDYPTGRLGELREFLDKQQKPFSLHAPLTRPDYFPYSGVTCFFINDDDEKRKLSFELMRHSAEDARDWGAEYMVCHLTYREDTEDEKKSWHLACQAAEHLSGLVDSTGVPIHVEFAGYAGAFREPGQLVELVSKYPALGVCIDTGHTFICSQLWGRSYLKDVETLAPHAMSMHLWNTKGFDHWKEHGHVPLHPSQSPRDGWLEIEKALEIALGHNKDLKLIHEYRITEMNGKIKEGFDWIRDAVERFGS
- a CDS encoding tetratricopeptide repeat protein, whose protein sequence is MHTNTRPAKTLIILLLPLLLAAAAILIFPHDAPAQDAQEWCDRGDELSRSGRYQEAINRYEKALRIRPKYTRAWNNKGYALGRQGKYREAVSCVNKSLEIDSDNAYAWSNKGAILHRMGAQPAEVLHCYEKALQIDPKHVTYWSEKNVPLSEMHEYTWVKHVVEGQQ
- a CDS encoding cysteine synthase family protein, which translates into the protein MSVQEAKTCSSAPLTDESILQRIGNTPLIRLNKTGRVPEGVKIYAKAEWFNPGGSVKDRPALRIIEDGEKSGRLKKGETIIDSTSGNTGIAYAMIGVVKGYNITLVMPSNVSEERKAIVNAYGVDIVYTDPLKGSDGAIIDAQRIVEENPGKYFFADQYNNPSNPLAHYDTTGVEVWEQTAGKVTHFVAGLGTTGTLMGSGRRLKEFNPDIELVAVEPSTSIHGLEGLKHMETAITPGIYDAGLPDRTIAVDTEDAYKTVKELGQKEGLLVGYSSGAAMKAALEVANDMKNGVVVVVFPDSGKNYLSTSFWKYY